A stretch of the Lolium perenne isolate Kyuss_39 chromosome 3, Kyuss_2.0, whole genome shotgun sequence genome encodes the following:
- the LOC127340516 gene encoding uncharacterized protein, which produces MHVSLIADSVHLMNNCGELMLVHRWCGRQTSQDKSGSGYDAYRVDLDTRTLFLVKSLGGRAVFMSLHCSLPMPLDVFPSGCLSVDTIYLGWCQRGREEGRYRPHRGDREAIGGGEAPIVNFTANGHEYNYGYYLADGIYPSWPVFMNGVTLPQSEKHRLFTAAQSAWRKDVECAFGVLKDRFNILAVPGRSYSRRTLGLIMRAYVILHNMIIDDERDTNLENIYETVDSNVGPAIHNHAPPSLAARIQMDNEMRDSPMYTQLQHDLIEHVWANA; this is translated from the exons ATGCATGTCTCACTGATCGCGGATAGTGTGCACCTCATGAACAATTGTGGGGAGCTGATGCTGGTGCATCGTTGGTGCGGACGACAGACGTCGCAGGATAAATCTGGGTCGGGCTACGACGCTTATCGAGTTGATTTGGACACCAGGACACTATTCCTAGTCAAGAGCTTGGGCGGCCGTGCGGTGTTCATGAGCTTGCATTGCTCTCTTCCGATGCCTCTAGATGTTTTCCCCTCCGGCTGCCTTAGTGTTGACACCATCtacttaggctggtgccaacgcgggcgaGAGGAGGGGCGCTACCGCCCGCACCGGGGCGATAGGGAGGCGATAGGCGG GGGAGAAGCACCCATAGTGAACTTCACGGCGAATGGACACGAGTACAACTATGGTTACTACCTTGCCGACGGCATCTACCCCTCCTGGCCGGTGTTCATGAACGGTGTTACTCTTCCACAAAGTGAAAAGCATCGACTGTTCACTGCTGCTCAATCAGCTTGGCGCAAAGATGTGGAGTGTGCCTTTGGAGTGCTGAAGGATAGGTTCAACATTCTAGCAGTTCCGGGACGCTCGTACTCGAGGCGTACTCTTGGGTTGATCATGCGTGCATATGTCattctgcacaacatgatcatcgacgatGAGCGTGATACAAATTTGGAGAACATCTATGAGACAGTTGATTCCAATGTCGGCCCTGCGATACACAACCATGCACCACCAAGCCTAGCGGCCAGGATTCAGATGGACAACGAAATGAGGGACTCACCGATGTATACACAGCTCCAACATGATTTGATTGAGCATGTGTGGGCTAATGCCtag